Proteins from a single region of Oscillatoria sp. FACHB-1407:
- a CDS encoding YdcF family protein: protein MFELLTRVLLWVLIVTIIWYIFSRFINKVYLTWLGGLIVFAFIILAFLEPTNKTVGTVWSILSLPLKPLGLAIFLLLNSLKEGTKKIAANQVVAALLVLFFTSTPIVSYWLASQTERSASTTVQLQGDSPPNPSTVRAIVILGDGTSPADPTYGVRTQFSSPEDGFGTGLVSRLYYAGQIYQNLAAQGNTPLVIVSAGPQPDSGAEGANRTEDTINLLVSAGVPEERILIEPEGVDVRSSALEVEQLLVERGYEKANDTIVLISPAINIRRATSAFAQVGLQAQARPTDFFAFQLREGRRLALLSDLVPNVEALALTTRVVDEYLTSVYYFLRGWLLNPVSF, encoded by the coding sequence ATGTTTGAACTGCTAACACGAGTTTTGCTTTGGGTACTGATTGTCACCATCATCTGGTATATCTTCAGCCGATTTATTAACAAAGTTTATCTAACCTGGTTAGGTGGATTAATCGTATTTGCCTTTATCATTCTGGCTTTTTTAGAACCGACCAATAAAACCGTTGGAACCGTCTGGAGCATTTTGTCTCTGCCGCTGAAACCTCTGGGACTCGCGATTTTTCTATTACTCAATTCACTCAAGGAAGGCACTAAAAAAATCGCGGCTAATCAGGTTGTAGCCGCTCTGTTGGTTCTATTTTTCACCAGTACACCGATTGTGTCGTATTGGTTAGCCTCGCAAACGGAGCGATCGGCATCCACAACCGTGCAACTTCAAGGGGATAGTCCTCCAAATCCTTCTACAGTAAGGGCGATCGTCATTCTCGGTGATGGTACCTCACCCGCCGACCCGACTTATGGAGTCCGCACGCAATTCAGCAGTCCTGAAGATGGCTTCGGTACAGGATTGGTGTCGCGGCTCTATTACGCTGGTCAGATCTATCAAAACCTGGCAGCCCAGGGCAACACTCCGTTGGTGATTGTGAGTGCTGGACCTCAACCTGACAGCGGTGCAGAAGGGGCAAACCGAACCGAAGACACGATCAATCTGCTCGTGAGTGCGGGAGTGCCAGAAGAGCGGATTTTGATTGAGCCTGAAGGGGTTGATGTGCGAAGTAGTGCGCTTGAGGTTGAACAACTCTTAGTGGAACGCGGCTATGAAAAGGCAAATGATACGATCGTCTTAATCTCGCCTGCGATTAATATTCGCCGAGCTACCTCTGCCTTTGCTCAGGTGGGCTTGCAGGCACAAGCGCGACCAACTGATTTCTTTGCCTTTCAACTGCGAGAGGGAAGGCGATTAGCTCTCCTATCCGATCTGGTTCCGAATGTTGAGGCACTTGCTTTAACCACTCGTGTTGTCGATGAATATCTGACATCAGTTTATTATTTCCTGCGGGGTTGGCTGTTAAATCCGGTGTCCTTCTAG
- the tsaE gene encoding tRNA (adenosine(37)-N6)-threonylcarbamoyltransferase complex ATPase subunit type 1 TsaE, with the protein MVEPSVTLTLPDADTTHELGVTLGRSLLSGTTLLLDGDLGSGKTTLIQGIASGLGITEPVVSPTFNLINEYFEGRVPLYHFDLYRLSPSEVIALTPELYWEGIEYPPGIVAIEWAERLPYHPDRYLQISLKHDVAGRQIALLFKGDFEPEFARLITLKL; encoded by the coding sequence ATGGTTGAACCGTCCGTGACGCTAACATTGCCAGATGCAGACACAACCCACGAATTGGGCGTAACCCTGGGGCGATCGCTCCTAAGTGGCACGACCCTACTGCTCGACGGTGACTTGGGCAGCGGCAAAACGACTCTCATCCAGGGAATTGCAAGCGGGTTAGGCATTACAGAACCCGTGGTCAGCCCAACCTTCAATCTGATTAACGAATATTTTGAAGGGCGAGTACCGCTTTATCACTTTGACCTGTATCGGCTCTCTCCCAGTGAGGTTATTGCGCTCACTCCAGAATTGTATTGGGAAGGAATCGAATACCCTCCTGGAATTGTGGCGATCGAATGGGCAGAACGCCTTCCGTACCATCCCGATCGCTATTTGCAAATCTCCCTTAAGCATGATGTAGCAGGTCGTCAAATTGCTTTGCTTTTTAAGGGCGACTTCGAGCCTGAATTCGCTCGTCTGATTACTCTTAAATTGTAA
- a CDS encoding Calvin cycle protein CP12, translated as MNDIHSKIEQERDEARSVCEIKGDGSVECAAAWDAVEELQAEAAHQRQKETPKNSLQQYCDANPEADECRIYDN; from the coding sequence ATGAACGATATCCACAGCAAAATCGAACAAGAACGTGACGAAGCTCGCAGTGTATGCGAGATCAAGGGTGACGGCTCTGTTGAATGTGCCGCTGCTTGGGATGCAGTTGAGGAACTGCAAGCTGAAGCTGCTCACCAGCGGCAAAAAGAGACTCCCAAGAACTCTCTTCAGCAGTATTGTGATGCAAACCCCGAAGCTGACGAATGTCGGATTTACGACAACTAA
- a CDS encoding FIST signal transduction protein: MQWVSGLSTRPSLETAIKEVVEQTQRSLQSPPDLGLVFISSAFASEYSRLMPLLQEYLSVPTLIGCSGGGVIGIDATGQTQEVEEEAAISLCLACLPDVKVHAFHIAPDNLPDLDSPPSAWVDLVGVPPQDQPQFVLLADPFSSGINDLLQGLDFAYPGSAKIGGLASVGAMRQSSGLFHNYQLHREGVVGVALSGNIVLETIVAQGCRPIGQPYQVVEGDRNILLKLEENFPNQIGASGQPRTPLEILQELFQDLSEDDRQLAQHSLFVGVARNEFKQNLEHGDFLIRNLLGVDPRNGAIAIGDRVRPGQRIQFHLRDAHTSAEDLEMLLKRYDNQLLLGADSPTQASPAGALMFSCMGRGEGLYGKANFDSQLFNRYLKNIPLSGFFCGGEIGPVGDATFLHGYTSVFGICHQP, from the coding sequence ATGCAATGGGTTAGTGGATTGTCAACCCGTCCTTCGTTGGAAACGGCGATTAAAGAGGTGGTTGAGCAAACTCAGCGATCGCTGCAATCTCCTCCTGACCTAGGATTGGTATTTATCTCATCGGCGTTTGCCAGCGAATATTCTCGTCTGATGCCGTTGTTGCAAGAGTATCTGTCAGTACCCACGCTCATCGGTTGCAGTGGCGGTGGTGTGATTGGCATTGATGCAACTGGGCAAACTCAGGAAGTCGAAGAGGAAGCGGCGATCAGCCTGTGTTTAGCCTGTCTGCCCGATGTCAAAGTTCATGCCTTTCATATCGCACCGGACAACCTGCCGGATCTTGATAGTCCTCCCAGTGCATGGGTTGATCTGGTCGGAGTGCCTCCCCAGGATCAACCCCAGTTTGTTTTGCTGGCAGATCCCTTCTCATCGGGGATCAACGACTTGCTTCAAGGATTGGATTTTGCCTATCCGGGATCAGCCAAAATTGGTGGTTTAGCCAGCGTTGGAGCCATGCGCCAGAGTAGTGGGTTGTTCCACAACTACCAATTGCATCGCGAAGGGGTCGTAGGCGTTGCTCTGAGCGGAAACATTGTGTTGGAGACGATAGTAGCTCAGGGATGTCGCCCCATTGGGCAGCCTTATCAGGTGGTTGAGGGCGATCGCAACATCCTACTGAAATTGGAGGAAAATTTCCCCAATCAGATCGGTGCTTCTGGGCAACCCCGCACCCCGCTAGAAATCTTGCAGGAGCTTTTTCAAGACCTGAGTGAAGATGATCGCCAATTGGCGCAGCACTCCCTGTTTGTTGGCGTTGCCCGCAATGAATTCAAGCAAAACCTGGAACATGGCGATTTTCTCATCCGCAATCTGTTGGGAGTAGATCCCCGCAATGGGGCGATCGCCATCGGTGATCGGGTTCGTCCCGGTCAGCGAATTCAGTTTCACCTGCGCGATGCCCACACTTCTGCCGAAGATTTGGAGATGCTGCTAAAACGCTACGACAACCAGCTATTGCTGGGGGCTGACTCTCCGACTCAAGCCTCGCCTGCGGGGGCGTTGATGTTTTCCTGTATGGGTAGGGGTGAAGGGCTCTATGGCAAAGCCAATTTCGACTCCCAACTGTTTAACCGCTATCTGAAAAACATCCCACTGAGTGGCTTCTTTTGTGGAGGGGAGATTGGTCCTGTTGGTGATGCCACCTTTTTACATGGCTACACTTCGGTATTTGGCATCTGTCATCAACCGTAG